The Bacillus oleivorans genome has a window encoding:
- the rplI gene encoding 50S ribosomal protein L9 has product MKVIFLKDVKGKGKKGEVKNVADGYAQNFLIKQGLAVEANKSNVSTLEAQKKKEEKQAQAELEEAQALKLKIEKLTVELTAKAGEGGRLFGSITSKQIADELKKNHGLKIDKRKIELPDGIRALGYTKVPVKLHTEVTATLNVHVKEEN; this is encoded by the coding sequence ATGAAGGTTATCTTTCTAAAAGACGTTAAAGGGAAAGGAAAAAAAGGAGAAGTTAAAAATGTGGCAGACGGCTATGCACAGAACTTCTTGATTAAGCAGGGTCTTGCTGTAGAAGCTAATAAAAGTAATGTCAGCACCTTAGAGGCTCAAAAGAAAAAAGAGGAAAAACAAGCCCAAGCAGAGCTTGAGGAGGCCCAGGCTTTAAAGCTGAAAATCGAAAAATTAACCGTTGAATTAACAGCAAAAGCCGGTGAAGGCGGGCGATTATTTGGTTCTATTACCAGTAAACAAATTGCTGATGAATTGAAAAAGAACCACGGCTTAAAAATAGATAAAAGAAAAATCGAACTTCCTGATGGAATCCGTGCCTTAGGATATACAAAGGTTCCGGTGAAACTTCATACGGAAGTTACAGCGACCTTAAATGTACACGTAAAAGAAGAAAACTAA
- the dnaB gene encoding replicative DNA helicase: MNEWFQDRIPPQNIEAEQAVLGAIFLEPSSITVASEILEPEDFYRNAHEKIFYYMLKLNDSGEAVDLITVTEQLQAAKQLEDIGGVSYLSELAASVPTAANIDYYAKIVAEKSLLRRLIKTATSIAQDGYAREDEVDELLTEAEKKIMEVSQRNNSGTFQDIKDVLVKTYDQIEVLHNRKGDITGIPTGFAELDRMTAGFQKNDLIIVAARPSVGKTAFALNIAQNVATKTSENVAIFSLEMGAEQLVMRMLCAEGNIDAQRLRTGSLTDDDWRKLTMAMGSLSRAGIYIDDTPGIRINEIRAKCRRLKQEHGLGMILIDYLQLIQGSANSRENRQQEVSEISRSLKGLARELQVPVIALSQLSRGVEQRQDKRPMMSDIRESGSIEQDADIVAFLYRDDYYDKESESKNIIEIIIAKQRNGPVGTVQLAFVKEYNKFVNLERRYDDAAVPAG; this comes from the coding sequence ATGAATGAATGGTTTCAGGACCGAATTCCTCCTCAAAACATAGAAGCGGAACAAGCCGTATTGGGTGCCATCTTTCTTGAACCCTCATCCATTACGGTTGCATCTGAAATATTAGAACCAGAAGATTTTTATCGAAACGCCCATGAAAAAATCTTTTATTATATGCTAAAGCTGAACGATTCAGGCGAAGCAGTTGACCTGATTACAGTAACGGAACAGCTGCAGGCAGCCAAGCAGCTTGAAGATATTGGAGGAGTTTCTTATTTAAGCGAACTTGCCGCAAGTGTACCAACGGCAGCTAATATAGACTACTATGCCAAAATAGTTGCAGAGAAGTCTTTACTGCGCAGATTAATAAAGACCGCTACGTCGATTGCTCAGGATGGCTATGCCCGCGAAGATGAAGTGGACGAGCTTTTAACTGAGGCTGAAAAGAAAATAATGGAGGTTTCTCAGCGAAATAACTCGGGAACCTTTCAAGATATTAAAGATGTATTAGTCAAAACATATGACCAAATTGAGGTTCTCCATAATCGTAAAGGAGATATCACGGGGATCCCAACAGGATTTGCAGAGTTAGACCGAATGACGGCTGGTTTTCAAAAGAATGATTTGATCATTGTTGCAGCTCGTCCTTCAGTCGGGAAAACAGCCTTTGCGTTAAACATTGCACAAAACGTAGCAACTAAAACAAGCGAAAATGTAGCGATCTTTAGTTTAGAGATGGGTGCCGAACAGCTGGTGATGCGGATGCTTTGTGCTGAGGGAAATATTGATGCACAGCGCCTGCGGACAGGATCGCTTACGGATGATGATTGGCGAAAGCTAACCATGGCGATGGGAAGTCTTTCAAGAGCGGGAATTTATATTGATGATACACCAGGTATCCGAATTAATGAAATTAGAGCAAAATGCCGACGTCTAAAGCAAGAACATGGGCTCGGAATGATCTTAATTGATTACTTACAGTTAATTCAGGGAAGTGCCAATTCAAGAGAAAACAGACAGCAGGAAGTATCGGAGATCTCTCGTTCCTTAAAAGGGTTAGCGCGCGAACTTCAGGTCCCAGTTATCGCTTTATCACAGTTATCCCGTGGAGTCGAACAGAGGCAAGATAAACGGCCAATGATGTCAGATATTCGTGAGTCAGGATCGATCGAGCAGGATGCCGACATTGTAGCCTTTTTATATCGTGATGACTATTATGATAAAGAATCGGAGAGTAAAAACATTATAGAAATTATAATTGCGAAGCAAAGGAATGGCCCGGTAGGAACTGTACAGCTGGCCTTCGTCAAGGAATATAATAAATTCGTTAATCTAGAAAGAAGATACGATGACGCTGCGGTCCCAGCGGGATAA
- a CDS encoding adenylosuccinate synthase, whose protein sequence is MSSVVVVGTQWGDEGKGKITDFLSENAEVIARYQGGNNAGHTIRFNGTTYKLHLIPSGIFYKEKICVIGNGMVVDPKALVKELAYLHEQGVTTDNLRISNRAHVILPYHLKLDEVEEERKGANKIGTTKKGIGPAYMDKAARIGIRIADLLDKDEFKQKLSQNLNEKNRLLEKFYEVEGFQLEDILDEYYEYGQQIKQYVCDTSVVLNDALDEGKRVLFEGAQGVMLDIDQGTYPFVTSSNPVAGGVTIGSGVGPTKIDHVVGVSKAYTTRVGDGPFPTELKNEIGDQIREVGREYGTTTGRPRRVGWFDSVVVRHARRVSGITDLSLNSIDVLTGIDTLKICVAYQYKGEIINEFPASLKVLAECEPVYEELPGWKEDITGCKTLDDLPANARHYIERVSQLTGIPISIFSVGPDRTQTNVVRSVYR, encoded by the coding sequence ATGTCTTCCGTAGTTGTTGTCGGTACACAGTGGGGAGATGAAGGGAAAGGAAAAATTACAGACTTCCTTTCTGAAAATGCAGAAGTAATTGCACGTTATCAAGGCGGAAATAATGCAGGACATACGATCCGTTTTAACGGTACAACGTATAAGCTTCACTTAATTCCATCTGGAATCTTTTATAAAGAGAAAATTTGTGTAATCGGAAACGGAATGGTAGTAGATCCAAAAGCATTAGTCAAAGAGCTTGCCTATTTGCATGAACAAGGTGTTACAACCGATAATTTACGCATCAGCAACCGTGCTCATGTGATCCTTCCTTACCATTTAAAGCTCGATGAAGTAGAAGAGGAAAGAAAAGGGGCCAATAAAATCGGAACGACAAAAAAAGGAATTGGCCCAGCTTATATGGATAAAGCTGCTAGAATAGGCATCCGAATTGCTGATTTATTAGATAAAGACGAATTTAAACAAAAACTTAGCCAAAATTTAAATGAAAAGAATCGCCTTTTAGAAAAATTTTATGAAGTCGAAGGCTTTCAATTAGAAGATATTTTAGATGAGTATTACGAGTACGGCCAACAAATAAAACAATATGTTTGTGATACCTCTGTTGTTCTCAATGATGCACTAGATGAAGGTAAGCGTGTTTTGTTTGAAGGTGCACAAGGAGTCATGCTCGATATCGATCAAGGTACTTACCCATTTGTTACATCCTCAAACCCAGTCGCTGGAGGAGTTACCATAGGTTCAGGTGTAGGACCAACTAAAATTGACCATGTGGTTGGTGTATCGAAGGCTTACACAACAAGAGTGGGAGACGGTCCATTTCCGACAGAATTAAAAAATGAAATTGGAGACCAAATCCGTGAAGTTGGACGGGAATATGGCACCACAACAGGAAGACCGCGCCGCGTGGGCTGGTTTGACAGTGTTGTTGTCCGCCATGCACGCAGAGTGAGCGGAATTACAGATCTTTCTTTAAATTCTATCGATGTTTTAACCGGTATTGATACATTAAAAATTTGTGTGGCCTATCAGTATAAAGGCGAAATAATAAATGAATTCCCTGCCAGCTTAAAGGTATTGGCTGAATGCGAGCCTGTATACGAAGAGTTGCCAGGCTGGAAGGAAGATATTACAGGCTGTAAAACACTAGATGATCTTCCTGCTAATGCAAGACACTATATTGAAAGAGTTTCACAACTTACGGGTATCCCTATTTCTATTTTCTCTGTAGGACCAGATCGTACCCAAACCAATGTAGTAAGAAGCGTATACAGATAA
- a CDS encoding peptidoglycan DD-metalloendopeptidase family protein: MAHWRHLLSKWKEPVQKKSNFLVKGTVISTLAVSSLTLGSVKAKTEEEVGLSTVYHVYVGNERIGVVTSKEEIEKWIKTELEKAKEEYEGIDFTLENQISYVPEQVFQIATQDDSVINTLVDKVQVQAEAFAITVNGEPVTYVESAELAKQILDSIKQAYVTKEELAQLTASREAAVETASLTENNETKLLDVRFTDEVTVSEEKVTPNEILTVDEALKLLQKGTLEEKKYQVQTGDVLGTIAAKHDLTLAQLLKLNPGLEEDSVLQIGKELNVTVYEPIIDVVVEYEKYREEEIPYETKVIEDDSMYKGEQTVKQEGQSGVEAVTYLIREVNGERDGKSVLESKVLSAPVEEIIVKGTKVVPSRGTGDFIWPAVGGYISSTMGYRWGKMHDGIDIARPSDRTIKAADNGVVVEAGWDGGYGNKIVIDHNNGYRTVYAHLSSISVSVGQTVPQGSKIGVMGSTGNSTGIHLHFEILQNGKNINPLNYF, from the coding sequence ATGGCTCATTGGAGACATTTATTGTCGAAATGGAAAGAACCAGTGCAGAAAAAATCGAATTTTTTAGTTAAGGGAACAGTAATCTCTACTCTGGCCGTTTCTAGCTTAACGTTAGGCTCAGTTAAAGCTAAAACTGAAGAAGAAGTAGGTCTTTCCACTGTTTACCACGTATATGTAGGAAACGAAAGAATCGGCGTGGTGACGAGTAAAGAAGAAATTGAAAAATGGATTAAAACAGAGCTTGAAAAAGCAAAAGAGGAATATGAGGGTATTGATTTCACTCTCGAAAATCAAATCTCTTATGTTCCGGAACAAGTATTTCAAATCGCTACTCAAGACGACTCTGTTATCAATACATTAGTGGATAAAGTCCAGGTTCAGGCAGAAGCATTTGCAATTACTGTAAATGGAGAACCCGTTACATATGTAGAAAGTGCAGAACTTGCAAAGCAAATCTTAGATTCTATCAAACAAGCATATGTAACAAAAGAGGAGCTCGCCCAATTAACTGCGAGTAGAGAAGCAGCTGTTGAAACAGCCAGCCTCACAGAAAACAACGAAACTAAACTTTTAGACGTCCGATTTACGGATGAAGTTACAGTTTCAGAAGAAAAAGTTACACCTAATGAAATTTTAACCGTTGACGAAGCGTTAAAGCTCTTGCAAAAGGGAACCCTTGAAGAAAAGAAATATCAGGTTCAAACCGGTGATGTGTTAGGAACAATCGCCGCCAAGCATGACTTAACACTTGCTCAACTGTTAAAGCTGAATCCAGGCCTTGAAGAAGATTCAGTTCTTCAAATTGGTAAAGAATTAAATGTTACGGTTTATGAACCGATCATTGATGTCGTTGTTGAATATGAAAAGTATCGCGAGGAAGAAATTCCTTATGAAACAAAAGTAATTGAAGATGACTCAATGTATAAAGGGGAACAAACAGTAAAACAGGAAGGTCAATCAGGTGTTGAAGCTGTCACGTACTTAATCAGAGAAGTAAATGGAGAAAGAGATGGAAAATCTGTATTAGAATCTAAGGTTCTCTCCGCTCCAGTAGAAGAAATCATTGTAAAAGGTACGAAAGTAGTCCCATCAAGAGGAACTGGTGACTTTATCTGGCCTGCAGTTGGCGGATATATCTCAAGTACAATGGGATATCGCTGGGGTAAAATGCATGATGGTATTGATATTGCCCGTCCATCTGATCGCACCATTAAAGCAGCAGACAATGGAGTTGTTGTCGAAGCTGGCTGGGATGGCGGCTATGGAAATAAAATCGTGATTGATCACAATAATGGCTACCGTACTGTTTATGCTCACCTGTCATCAATCAGTGTCAGCGTTGGTCAAACGGTACCACAGGGTTCAAAGATTGGTGTAATGGGGTCAACTGGAAACTCTACAGGTATTCACCTGCATTTTGAAATTCTTCAAAATGGTAAAAACATAAATCCGTTAAACTATTTTTAA
- the yycF gene encoding response regulator YycF, producing the protein MEKKILVVDDEKPIADILQFNLKKEGYEVYSAYDGNEAIKLVEEVVPDLILLDIMLPGKDGMEVCREIRKKHEIPIIMLTAKDSEIDKVLGLELGADDYVTKPFSTRELIARVKANIRRQQHVASQADEQDENREIEVGVLTIHPDAYVVSKRGETIELTHREFELLHYLAKHIGQVMTREHLLQTVWGYDYYGDVRTVDVTVRRLREKIEDNPSHPTWIVTRRGVGYYLRNPDQE; encoded by the coding sequence ATGGAAAAGAAAATATTAGTTGTTGATGATGAAAAACCAATTGCAGATATTTTACAGTTTAACCTTAAAAAAGAGGGGTATGAGGTCTACAGTGCCTATGATGGCAATGAGGCCATTAAATTAGTTGAAGAAGTAGTGCCAGATTTGATTCTGTTAGATATTATGCTTCCTGGGAAAGATGGCATGGAAGTGTGCAGAGAAATTAGGAAAAAACACGAAATTCCTATTATCATGCTGACTGCAAAAGACTCAGAAATTGATAAAGTTCTGGGGCTAGAACTTGGGGCAGATGATTACGTTACAAAGCCTTTTAGCACAAGAGAGCTGATTGCCAGAGTTAAAGCCAATATTAGAAGACAACAGCATGTGGCAAGCCAGGCAGATGAACAGGATGAAAACAGGGAGATTGAAGTTGGAGTCCTTACGATTCATCCTGACGCCTATGTCGTTTCAAAAAGAGGGGAAACCATCGAATTAACACACCGTGAGTTTGAGTTGCTTCATTATTTAGCCAAACATATTGGACAAGTCATGACGCGGGAACATTTGCTCCAAACCGTATGGGGCTATGATTATTATGGGGATGTCAGAACGGTCGATGTTACAGTACGGAGATTACGGGAGAAAATTGAGGATAACCCAAGTCATCCAACTTGGATTGTAACAAGACGAGGTGTCGGTTATTACTTGCGAAATCCAGATCAGGAGTAA
- the walK gene encoding cell wall metabolism sensor histidine kinase WalK, with the protein MKKVSFFQSIHLKFVLVYILLILIAMQIIGVYFSRQLEIQFKENFQNSISDRVNLLSYSIEEAMLKERDDDDPTLEKDVYDILRGYSSEDILEVQVININQRIIGTSKAENQNIVGQRTTNAQVKRSLVVGIAENDIFRDDTGRRVWIVANPIEAKGEILGTIYLMADIESVFNQLQEINDVFANGTIIALTISVVLGILLAQAISRPISDMRRQALAMAKGNFSRKVKVYGLDEIGQLALTFNNLTKRLQEAQASTEGERRKLASVLAYMTDGVIATDRRGRIILINESAIGLLNVSRETALSQQITTLLGIEDKYTFEDLINEQESVILDYSTTHKPYILRANFSVIQKDTGLVNGLIAVLHDITEQEKIEMERREFVANVSHELRTPLTSMRSYLEALSDGAWKDEEIAPRFLEVTQTETERMIRLVNDLLQLSKMDSKDYRFSKEIVDFTIFFNRIIDRFDIIKEQHVTFTRELPSKAVFVEIDEDKMTQVLDNVISNALKYSPEGGNITFRLEEESDQIKISVSDQGVGIPKDQVNKIFDRFYRVDKARSRKLGGTGLGLAIAKEMVEAHGGKIWAESKDEVGTTIFITLPYERTDEDDWA; encoded by the coding sequence ATGAAAAAGGTCAGTTTTTTTCAATCAATACACCTAAAATTTGTACTGGTTTATATCCTCCTCATTTTAATCGCGATGCAAATCATTGGTGTATACTTTTCGCGGCAGCTTGAAATTCAATTCAAAGAGAACTTTCAGAACTCGATTAGTGACCGGGTAAATCTCCTTTCATATAGTATCGAGGAAGCAATGCTAAAAGAACGGGATGACGATGATCCCACCTTAGAGAAAGATGTATATGATATTTTAAGAGGATATTCCAGTGAAGATATTTTAGAAGTACAGGTTATTAATATTAATCAGCGTATTATTGGTACTTCTAAGGCAGAGAATCAGAACATAGTCGGTCAAAGAACAACCAACGCGCAAGTCAAAAGGTCCCTAGTAGTAGGGATTGCTGAAAATGATATTTTTAGAGACGACACAGGAAGAAGAGTTTGGATCGTCGCCAATCCAATCGAGGCAAAAGGCGAAATCCTTGGAACGATATATTTAATGGCTGATATTGAATCAGTATTCAATCAGCTGCAGGAAATTAATGATGTCTTTGCCAATGGTACAATCATTGCACTGACAATTTCCGTTGTTTTAGGAATATTGCTGGCTCAAGCAATTTCACGGCCAATCTCCGATATGAGACGACAGGCGCTTGCAATGGCAAAAGGTAACTTCTCAAGGAAAGTTAAAGTATATGGGTTAGATGAAATCGGACAGCTTGCATTAACCTTTAATAATCTGACGAAACGACTTCAGGAAGCACAAGCATCAACAGAGGGGGAGAGACGAAAACTAGCCTCTGTTCTTGCTTATATGACAGATGGTGTTATTGCAACGGATCGCAGGGGCAGAATTATCTTAATTAATGAATCTGCGATAGGTTTATTAAATGTTTCACGTGAAACAGCTCTTTCACAACAAATAACAACCCTGCTTGGTATTGAAGATAAGTATACGTTTGAAGATCTGATCAACGAGCAGGAATCGGTTATTTTAGATTATAGTACTACTCATAAACCATATATTTTAAGAGCTAATTTTTCAGTGATTCAAAAGGATACTGGATTGGTAAATGGTTTAATTGCTGTTTTACATGATATTACCGAACAGGAAAAAATAGAAATGGAACGCCGTGAGTTTGTCGCTAATGTTTCCCACGAGCTAAGGACACCATTAACTTCCATGAGAAGTTATTTAGAGGCTTTATCGGACGGAGCATGGAAGGATGAAGAAATTGCACCGCGCTTTTTAGAGGTTACACAAACAGAAACAGAACGAATGATCCGACTTGTCAATGACTTGCTCCAATTATCGAAAATGGACAGCAAAGACTACCGTTTTAGTAAAGAGATTGTTGACTTTACTATTTTCTTCAATCGTATTATTGACCGGTTTGATATTATCAAAGAACAGCATGTGACCTTTACAAGGGAATTACCCTCTAAAGCTGTTTTTGTGGAAATAGATGAAGATAAAATGACACAAGTCCTCGATAATGTTATTTCCAACGCATTGAAGTATTCCCCCGAAGGAGGAAATATTACATTTAGACTGGAAGAAGAATCTGATCAGATTAAAATTAGTGTGTCAGATCAAGGAGTAGGTATTCCAAAGGATCAAGTAAATAAAATTTTCGACCGTTTCTATCGGGTAGACAAGGCAAGATCTAGAAAATTAGGAGGAACGGGGCTAGGACTGGCCATTGCCAAGGAAATGGTAGAGGCTCATGGAGGGAAAATATGGGCTGAAAGTAAGGATGAAGTGGGAACCACTATCTTTATTACATTACCTTATGAACGGACAGATGAGGATGATTGGGCATGA
- a CDS encoding YycH family regulatory protein: MKNIEKIKSIILSILVGISLVLTYFQWIYQPSNGVIAPDELIGSVEIAEEHKAGEVIVPTQVLFHRSGVTYGTGNIGKITEMYENIKEWNFSETTDITSLMQGDNVLNLVHGNGSVEFIFDDNVPLQLFSRIQGFSEKYVPNGNFDRIVLDMGNFDGNNLPVYFITYFADERRIYETNASGAAVKEFQTNYYQIPQGFPVYTYYDVDETHRIYYPVNENNEVRMYSYKFVSDYVDTNLFRDALFSKPNNVSKRFVTGGEEYNDGLSLMSVNYFSNTLSYVDPANEPDSTISIPDLHQRGIDFINEHKGWTDQFIYDSWSPFENKVSFRLYHQGYPVYNEKGQTTIDIVWGDEGIYQYNRPYFALKSHLRLEHETAEANLPPGDFVIEKLLQQLDAKNLQALRLGYKFVQDSQNPVITLEPTWFYKHAGNWLSITFDDQGGEKRGLE; this comes from the coding sequence ATGAAGAATATAGAAAAAATTAAATCAATAATCTTATCTATTCTTGTCGGCATTAGTCTGGTTCTCACTTATTTTCAATGGATTTATCAGCCAAGTAATGGCGTTATCGCCCCTGATGAATTAATAGGCTCTGTTGAGATAGCGGAAGAGCATAAGGCGGGGGAAGTTATTGTACCAACACAGGTCTTATTTCACCGCAGTGGAGTAACTTATGGAACAGGAAATATCGGAAAAATAACGGAGATGTATGAGAATATCAAAGAGTGGAATTTCTCTGAAACGACAGATATTACATCATTAATGCAAGGGGATAATGTTCTTAACTTAGTTCATGGGAATGGCAGTGTAGAATTCATTTTTGATGATAATGTCCCATTACAATTATTTAGCCGTATTCAAGGATTCTCGGAGAAGTATGTACCGAACGGAAATTTTGATCGTATAGTTCTCGATATGGGCAACTTTGACGGGAATAATTTGCCTGTTTATTTTATTACATACTTTGCCGATGAGAGAAGAATTTATGAAACCAATGCTAGCGGGGCAGCCGTTAAGGAATTCCAAACAAACTATTATCAAATCCCTCAAGGGTTCCCTGTCTATACGTATTATGATGTGGATGAAACCCACCGGATTTACTATCCGGTCAACGAAAATAATGAAGTCAGAATGTACAGCTATAAATTTGTATCTGACTACGTAGATACCAATCTTTTTAGAGATGCCCTTTTCAGCAAACCTAATAATGTTTCAAAAAGGTTTGTAACCGGAGGAGAAGAATATAACGATGGCTTAAGTTTAATGAGTGTTAATTACTTTAGTAATACGTTGTCTTATGTAGATCCAGCCAACGAGCCGGACTCTACTATTTCAATACCTGATTTACATCAGAGAGGTATTGATTTTATTAATGAGCATAAAGGCTGGACGGATCAATTTATTTATGACAGCTGGTCCCCTTTTGAAAATAAAGTTTCGTTTAGACTTTATCATCAAGGATATCCAGTATACAATGAAAAAGGACAAACAACGATTGACATTGTTTGGGGGGATGAAGGAATCTATCAGTACAATCGCCCCTACTTTGCATTAAAAAGTCATCTGCGTCTAGAGCATGAAACGGCAGAAGCAAACTTGCCGCCTGGAGATTTTGTCATTGAAAAACTTCTTCAGCAATTAGATGCAAAAAACCTTCAGGCTTTAAGACTTGGTTATAAATTTGTCCAGGACTCGCAAAACCCTGTAATAACATTAGAACCAACTTGGTTTTACAAACATGCAGGAAATTGGTTATCGATTACTTTTGATGATCAAGGAGGGGAAAAGCGTGGACTGGAGTAG
- a CDS encoding two-component system regulatory protein YycI — MDWSRIKTIFIIAFLILDIFLLFWLREKQDSEKLPFLNEASFEEKLEENEIVVENVPTEIGKNQFLINADSKEFSEEELLSLTNQQVVVKEGIEITSTLDEPIPLDFEVTPDNMKPLLEAAVLYGDQYRLWKYDEDTRTIVYYQTYKEFTLYNNQSGRITFYINQNNEITGYTQTMFDSFEEYGEQGILEPMKALETLHSNGKIRPGSTVNDIELGYYTLVQLPSQVLAPTWYFQVNEDQKYFVNAIEGTIIEMNDLNTITE; from the coding sequence GTGGACTGGAGTAGAATAAAGACTATTTTTATAATAGCCTTCTTGATTCTGGATATTTTCTTGCTGTTTTGGCTAAGGGAAAAACAAGACAGTGAAAAACTTCCTTTTTTGAATGAAGCATCTTTTGAGGAAAAATTAGAAGAAAATGAAATTGTTGTAGAAAATGTCCCAACGGAAATCGGGAAAAATCAGTTTCTTATTAATGCCGATTCTAAGGAGTTTTCGGAAGAAGAGTTATTGTCATTGACAAACCAGCAGGTTGTTGTAAAAGAGGGTATTGAAATCACTTCAACATTAGATGAACCGATTCCCCTTGATTTTGAAGTGACTCCCGATAATATGAAGCCACTTTTAGAGGCAGCTGTATTATATGGAGATCAATATCGGTTATGGAAATACGATGAGGATACCCGTACTATTGTTTATTACCAAACTTATAAAGAATTTACCTTATATAATAATCAGAGCGGAAGAATAACATTTTATATAAACCAAAACAATGAAATTACCGGATACACACAAACTATGTTTGATTCGTTTGAAGAATATGGGGAACAAGGAATTCTTGAACCGATGAAAGCATTAGAAACTCTACATTCAAATGGAAAGATTAGACCAGGCAGCACTGTGAATGATATTGAGCTCGGATACTATACTCTTGTTCAGCTGCCGTCTCAGGTACTCGCACCAACTTGGTATTTTCAAGTAAATGAAGATCAGAAATATTTCGTTAATGCAATTGAAGGAACCATTATTGAAATGAATGATCTTAATACGATAACGGAGTGA
- a CDS encoding MBL fold metallo-hydrolase, protein MSLFFSVLASGSKGNATYIETDQHRFLVDAGVSGKQMEDLFKQIDRSPKDLSGILVTHEHSDHIKGLGVLARKYQLPIYANEKTWQAMESHIGDLAIDQKNIFRMEAVHSFGGLDIQSFGVSHDAAEPMFYEFHYKGKKLVIITDTGYVSERMKSIIHNADAYIFESNHDVHMLRMGRYPWSVKRRILSDVGHVSNEDAAIAMSEVMGDRTKRIYLAHLSQDNNMKELARMSVSQTLQSKGILVGEGFDLYDTDPKTATSLVAV, encoded by the coding sequence ATGTCTTTGTTTTTTAGTGTTTTGGCAAGCGGGAGCAAGGGGAATGCAACTTATATAGAAACAGATCAGCATCGCTTTCTTGTCGATGCAGGGGTGAGCGGGAAACAAATGGAGGACCTATTTAAACAAATCGATCGAAGCCCTAAAGATTTATCAGGGATTCTTGTGACACATGAACACTCCGATCATATTAAAGGTTTGGGAGTACTGGCAAGAAAATACCAGCTCCCTATTTATGCCAATGAAAAAACGTGGCAGGCAATGGAAAGTCATATCGGTGATCTTGCAATCGATCAAAAGAATATATTTCGGATGGAAGCCGTTCATTCCTTTGGCGGACTCGACATTCAGTCTTTTGGAGTATCCCATGACGCGGCTGAACCCATGTTTTATGAATTTCATTACAAAGGAAAAAAATTGGTGATAATTACCGATACTGGATATGTTAGTGAGCGGATGAAGAGTATTATTCATAATGCAGATGCATACATATTCGAAAGTAATCATGATGTGCACATGCTGCGAATGGGAAGATATCCATGGAGTGTTAAACGGAGAATATTAAGTGATGTTGGTCATGTCTCAAACGAAGATGCAGCCATTGCCATGAGTGAAGTAATGGGAGATCGGACAAAGCGAATTTACCTTGCTCATTTAAGTCAGGATAACAACATGAAAGAACTGGCCAGAATGTCAGTCTCACAAACTTTACAAAGCAAGGGAATCCTAGTAGGTGAAGGCTTTGATCTTTATGATACAGATCCAAAAACCGCTACTTCACTAGTGGCTGTTTAA